The Acidobacteriota bacterium genomic sequence ATCGAGGCGACCACGCTCGCCGAGGCGCACGCCGCCCTCGACGGCTCGACGATGATCAAGGCGGGGGGCGTCGACGTCATCGATCGGCTGAAGGAAGGGCTCGATCGGCCGGGGCGTCTCCTCAACATCCGCAACGTCGCGGGCCTCGACGGGCTTCATGACGACGACACCGGGCTCGTCGTCGGCCCGCTCGTGACCCTCGCGCGCCTCGCCGACCAGAAGGTGGTGCGCGACCGCTACCGGGCCCTCGCCGACGCGGCGACGCACGCGGCGACGCCGCAGATCCGGAACGTCGCGACGGCCGGCGGGAATCTCCTCCAGCGGCCGCGCTGCTGGTACTTCCGAAGCGAGCAGTTCCCCTGCCTCAAGAAGGGGGGGGCCGAGTGCTTCGCGCAGGAAGGGGAGAACGAGTACCACGCCATCTTCGCGAACGACACGTGCGCCGCGGTGCACGCCTCGTCGCTCGCCGTCGCCCTCGTCGCCTTCAACACGGCCATCGAGCTCGCCGGGCCGAAGAGGACGCGCACCATCCCTCTCGAGGGGTTCTTCACCCCGGCGGCCGTCGACGTCTCCCGTGAGAACTCCCTCGCGCCCGGGGAGATCCTCACCGCCATCCGCGTCCCCCGGACCTCGTCCGGGACGGCCTCGGCCTACGTGAAGATCGCCCAGAAGGAGTCCCAGGACTGGCCGCTCGCCGAGGTCGCGGTGGTCCTCGACCGGCAGGGGACCGTCGCCCGGCGCGCCTCGATCGTGCTCGGGGCGGCGGCGCACACTCCGTTGCGCGCGAAAGGGGCCGAGGCGGCGCTCG encodes the following:
- a CDS encoding FAD binding domain-containing protein, with protein sequence MPKLEWIEATTLAEAHAALDGSTMIKAGGVDVIDRLKEGLDRPGRLLNIRNVAGLDGLHDDDTGLVVGPLVTLARLADQKVVRDRYRALADAATHAATPQIRNVATAGGNLLQRPRCWYFRSEQFPCLKKGGAECFAQEGENEYHAIFANDTCAAVHASSLAVALVAFNTAIELAGPKRTRTIPLEGFFTPAAVDVSRENSLAPGEILTAIRVPRTSSGTASAYVKIAQKESQDWPLAEVAVVLDRQGTVARRASIVLGAAAHTPLRAKGAEAALAGKTVTEEIAAAAGRAAVAGATPLRDNAYKIPIFETAVKRAILAAAGLNGGA